One genomic window of Haloarchaeobius salinus includes the following:
- the flaJ gene encoding archaellar assembly protein FlaJ: protein MSTANPSGDINARTMLSSVREAYRRMEMSARRYVLLIVVPSILFMVGSVAAVFVVGLPLTIGGPVILLGVFAVFAALVYPKAVQDRQRKQIRQRFHLFLTHITVLSMTNINRIEIFRTLAEEEEYQALAEEMGYLVALVDTWNQSLDDSARMRARQVNSPLLSDFLERLAYTVGGGQQISEFLIDEQDSIIQQYVIRYEADLNKLDVMKELYLSMMLSTAFVLVFAIVLPVLVGINPTVAVGGVIFMFVVVQAGFVYAIHAVSPYDPVWYIQETAGDYPLQRAKPALVAGGVLSLVAFVVVGGILLGYLPVESDVLPLPIMAAIPVTPLLIPGWLVRHEEKKVKERDSEFPSFVRALGAVESVKQTSTGNVLESLRRKDFGALTHNIDNLYKRLAMRVDPTRSWSLFAAETGSYLIQKFGDMYVEGRRMGGDPKMLGQVISRNQSEVLKLREQRQQATTTLIGVLYGLTAASVFSFFVGLEVVEMLMTIVEDMDLQASQMSFLLSTEQYDVEVIEFLLILTIVLNALLSSIMVRVADRGHILSGYVHFVALTWTGALTAVVTKVAVDALISV from the coding sequence ATGTCCACCGCGAACCCCTCGGGCGACATCAACGCCCGCACGATGCTCTCCTCGGTCCGGGAGGCGTACCGGCGCATGGAGATGTCGGCACGGCGGTACGTGCTGCTCATCGTCGTTCCCTCGATCCTGTTCATGGTCGGGAGCGTCGCCGCCGTCTTCGTCGTCGGCCTCCCGCTGACCATCGGCGGCCCGGTGATACTGCTCGGGGTGTTCGCGGTGTTCGCCGCGCTCGTCTACCCGAAGGCGGTGCAGGACAGACAGCGCAAGCAGATCCGCCAGCGCTTCCACCTGTTCCTGACCCACATCACGGTCCTCTCGATGACCAACATCAACCGCATCGAGATCTTCCGGACCCTCGCGGAGGAGGAGGAGTACCAGGCGCTCGCCGAGGAGATGGGCTACCTCGTCGCGCTCGTGGACACGTGGAACCAGAGCCTCGACGACAGCGCACGGATGCGGGCCAGACAGGTGAACTCGCCGCTTCTGTCGGACTTCCTGGAGCGGCTCGCGTACACCGTCGGTGGCGGCCAGCAGATCAGCGAGTTCCTCATCGACGAGCAGGACTCCATCATCCAGCAGTACGTCATCCGCTACGAGGCGGACCTGAACAAGCTCGACGTGATGAAGGAGCTCTACCTGTCGATGATGCTGTCGACGGCGTTCGTGCTGGTGTTCGCCATCGTCCTGCCCGTGCTCGTCGGCATCAACCCGACGGTCGCGGTCGGCGGCGTCATCTTCATGTTCGTCGTCGTGCAGGCGGGCTTCGTCTACGCCATCCACGCCGTCTCGCCGTACGACCCGGTGTGGTACATCCAGGAGACGGCTGGCGACTACCCGCTCCAGCGTGCGAAGCCGGCGCTCGTCGCGGGCGGCGTGCTCTCGCTCGTCGCGTTCGTCGTCGTCGGCGGTATCCTGCTCGGCTACCTGCCCGTCGAGAGCGACGTGCTGCCGCTGCCCATCATGGCGGCCATCCCGGTGACGCCGCTGCTCATCCCCGGCTGGCTCGTCCGCCACGAGGAGAAGAAGGTCAAAGAGCGCGACAGCGAGTTCCCCAGCTTCGTCCGCGCGCTCGGTGCCGTCGAGTCCGTCAAGCAGACCTCGACGGGCAACGTGCTGGAGTCGCTCCGGCGCAAGGACTTCGGCGCGCTCACGCACAACATCGACAACCTCTACAAGCGCCTCGCCATGCGGGTCGACCCCACGCGCTCGTGGTCGCTCTTCGCGGCCGAGACCGGCTCGTACCTCATCCAGAAGTTCGGCGACATGTACGTCGAGGGCCGCCGGATGGGTGGCGACCCGAAGATGCTCGGGCAGGTCATCTCGCGGAACCAGAGCGAGGTCCTCAAGCTGCGCGAGCAGCGCCAGCAGGCGACGACGACGCTCATCGGTGTGCTGTACGGACTGACCGCCGCGTCCGTGTTCTCCTTCTTCGTCGGGCTGGAGGTCGTCGAGATGCTGATGACCATCGTCGAGGACATGGACCTGCAGGCGAGCCAGATGAGCTTCCTGCTGTCGACCGAGCAGTACGACGTGGAGGTCATCGAGTTCCTGCTCATCCTCACTATCGTCCTCAACGCGCTGCTCTCCTCGATCATGGTCCGCGTGGCCGACCGCGGCCACATCCTCTCGGGCTACGTCCACTTCGTCGCGCTGACGTGGACCGGCGCGCTGACCGCCGTCGTCACGAAGGTCGCCGTCGACGCCCTCATCTCCGTCTGA
- a CDS encoding flagellin, whose product MGFSTSGSVAILFVGLLVCLSTVYPVMETANERVTEASEARDDRVLDQANTAVNVTDVGYNASTDTLVVNVTNTGSTTLSVDGTDLLLDGGYVTGATTRVEGDPGRTIWVPGEQLQFELTGVTAGPARVKLVTENGIAETEVL is encoded by the coding sequence ATGGGATTCAGCACGAGTGGCTCGGTCGCCATCCTGTTCGTCGGCCTGCTCGTCTGTCTGAGCACCGTCTACCCCGTGATGGAGACCGCGAACGAACGGGTGACGGAGGCGTCCGAGGCCCGCGACGACCGCGTACTCGACCAGGCGAACACGGCGGTGAACGTGACCGACGTGGGCTACAACGCCTCGACCGACACGCTCGTCGTGAACGTCACCAACACGGGGTCGACGACGCTCTCGGTCGATGGCACCGACCTGCTGCTGGACGGGGGCTACGTGACCGGGGCGACGACCCGCGTCGAGGGCGACCCCGGGCGGACCATCTGGGTGCCCGGCGAGCAGCTCCAGTTCGAGCTGACCGGCGTCACCGCCGGACCGGCCCGGGTCAAGCTCGTGACCGAGAACGGCATCGCCGAGACGGAGGTGCTGTGA
- a CDS encoding FlaD/FlaE family flagellar protein, whose translation MGLRDVLADFLSSEGPQGGSESEADDEEDEAETSPDPSFDVPLEDLDQEEQIENLEHRIDSMQEDIERSSSQIESIQSSQEEVADRVEDVNGTVRQLLGIYDQLTASANPFVEGGSRTRMDDDVEGFGLGGEPEPEDATGEMPPAEAVENEAEPAADEDGDPEPEELADNEVVVEATDPGDEDAVSFDDLKAGNESSDDEREQGDDGQQAVQTQREQEDDNTDDTRLEVEPLSDEAAQMSDAAEGSRTYDRASRESRAGTREARSDATLPSLADTYATDILVFEWLTDLVTSAGPAAALRAIAYYEEIGWISPEVKAYLEDTLSGPDLDMTVDPSRDPNELNAEDHAESYEYIMKLDAIQQTMDDTGL comes from the coding sequence ATGGGGCTTCGAGACGTACTCGCTGACTTCCTCAGCTCGGAGGGGCCACAGGGCGGCTCCGAGTCCGAGGCCGACGACGAGGAGGACGAAGCGGAGACGTCGCCCGACCCGAGCTTCGACGTCCCGCTCGAGGACCTGGACCAGGAGGAGCAGATCGAGAACCTCGAGCACCGGATCGACTCGATGCAGGAGGACATAGAGCGCAGCAGCTCCCAGATCGAGTCGATACAGAGCTCCCAGGAGGAGGTCGCCGACCGCGTCGAGGACGTCAACGGGACGGTCCGACAGCTGCTCGGCATCTACGACCAGCTGACCGCCAGCGCGAACCCGTTCGTCGAGGGCGGGAGCCGGACCCGGATGGACGACGACGTCGAGGGGTTCGGCCTCGGCGGCGAGCCCGAGCCCGAGGACGCGACGGGCGAGATGCCCCCGGCCGAGGCGGTCGAGAACGAGGCCGAGCCGGCGGCCGACGAGGATGGGGACCCCGAACCCGAGGAACTCGCGGACAACGAGGTCGTCGTCGAGGCGACCGACCCGGGCGACGAGGACGCCGTCTCCTTCGACGACCTGAAGGCGGGGAACGAGTCGAGCGACGACGAACGCGAGCAGGGCGACGACGGCCAGCAGGCGGTCCAGACCCAGCGAGAACAGGAAGATGACAATACAGACGACACCAGACTGGAGGTCGAACCACTCTCGGACGAGGCAGCACAGATGAGCGACGCAGCAGAGGGGTCGCGCACGTACGACCGGGCGTCGAGGGAGTCCCGTGCCGGGACGCGCGAGGCACGCTCGGACGCCACCCTCCCCAGCCTCGCGGACACGTACGCGACGGACATCCTCGTGTTCGAGTGGCTGACCGACCTCGTGACGAGCGCGGGGCCGGCCGCGGCGCTGCGGGCCATCGCGTACTACGAGGAGATCGGGTGGATCTCGCCCGAGGTGAAGGCGTACCTCGAAGACACGCTCTCCGGCCCGGACCTCGACATGACCGTCGACCCGAGCCGCGACCCGAACGAGCTGAACGCGGAGGACCACGCAGAGAGCTACGAGTACATCATGAAACTGGACGCCATCCAGCAGACGATGGACGACACCGGACTGTAA
- a CDS encoding type II/IV secretion system ATPase subunit, with protein MAEYGTGRMTTELREASEEHGHLADHLAEFSAEFGEYPTLVPDPGDYESDRPNVCYQVSEEVFVHVFGDLGIDTTYYCIEPQLDQEQREVYAQVRQRILDRSVTRPAPSNDDEFEEHIDTLLGEVVSVGGAISSSVGGLLGGSITVDPDTYESLRYHLQRDIVGLGPLDPVMQDPENEDIHVIGPHQCYTDHGTYGMVETNVDFGGLESFQNWIRNMGERMDTPVSDSHPIIDSTLPDGSRINIIYSDDVSVQGPSLTIRQGEEIPLSIFQITKWGTLSPELGAYLWLCLENEQTVFVVGETASGKTTTLNASLSFIPNDSKIYTAEDTAEVKPPQETWQQLLTREGSGDSSSDVDMFDLVAAALRSRPDYIIVGEVRGAEGQMAFQAAQTGHPVMLTFHASDIVSMIQRFTGAPINVPETFMDNCDVALFQNRVKQGDKVLRRVTSVQEIEGYSDYEDGVITRQAFNWDPRDDEVEFTGRNNSYVLEEQIATLLGYTDTRLIYDELDKRAELIRRAIDADILGYHEVNDFIADYQRDGMEGIPIDTGGLGGTI; from the coding sequence ATGGCGGAGTACGGCACCGGCCGGATGACGACCGAACTGCGGGAGGCGAGCGAGGAGCACGGTCACCTCGCGGACCACCTCGCGGAGTTCAGCGCGGAGTTCGGCGAGTACCCGACGCTCGTGCCGGACCCCGGCGACTACGAGTCGGACCGGCCGAACGTCTGCTATCAGGTCTCCGAGGAGGTGTTCGTCCACGTCTTCGGCGACCTCGGGATCGACACGACGTACTACTGCATCGAGCCACAGCTCGACCAGGAGCAGCGCGAGGTGTACGCGCAGGTCCGCCAGCGCATCCTCGACCGCTCGGTCACCCGGCCCGCACCCTCGAACGACGACGAGTTCGAGGAGCACATAGACACGCTGCTGGGCGAGGTCGTCAGCGTCGGCGGGGCCATCAGCTCCTCCGTGGGCGGGCTGCTCGGCGGCTCCATCACGGTCGACCCGGACACGTACGAGTCGCTGCGCTACCATCTCCAGCGCGACATCGTCGGCCTCGGCCCGCTCGACCCGGTGATGCAGGACCCGGAGAACGAGGACATCCACGTCATCGGTCCGCACCAGTGCTACACCGACCACGGCACGTACGGCATGGTCGAGACGAACGTCGACTTCGGCGGGCTGGAGTCGTTCCAGAACTGGATCCGGAACATGGGCGAGCGGATGGACACGCCGGTCAGCGACTCCCACCCCATCATCGACTCGACGCTGCCCGACGGCTCGCGTATCAACATCATCTACTCCGACGACGTGTCGGTGCAGGGGCCGTCGCTCACCATCCGCCAGGGCGAGGAGATCCCGCTGTCCATCTTCCAGATCACGAAGTGGGGGACGCTGAGCCCCGAGCTCGGCGCGTACCTCTGGCTCTGCCTGGAGAACGAGCAGACCGTGTTCGTCGTCGGCGAGACGGCGTCGGGGAAGACGACGACGCTCAACGCCTCGCTGTCGTTCATCCCGAACGACTCGAAGATATACACCGCCGAGGACACCGCCGAGGTGAAGCCCCCACAGGAGACGTGGCAGCAGCTGCTCACCCGGGAGGGCTCGGGCGACAGCAGCTCCGACGTCGATATGTTCGACCTCGTCGCCGCCGCGCTGCGTTCCCGTCCCGACTACATCATCGTCGGCGAGGTGCGTGGCGCGGAGGGGCAGATGGCGTTCCAGGCCGCCCAGACCGGCCACCCGGTGATGCTCACCTTCCACGCGAGCGACATCGTCTCGATGATCCAGCGGTTCACCGGCGCACCCATCAACGTCCCCGAGACGTTCATGGACAACTGCGACGTGGCGCTGTTCCAGAACCGCGTCAAGCAGGGCGACAAGGTGCTTCGGCGGGTCACCTCGGTCCAGGAGATCGAGGGCTACTCCGACTACGAGGACGGCGTCATCACGCGGCAGGCGTTCAACTGGGACCCCCGCGACGACGAGGTCGAGTTCACCGGGCGGAACAACTCCTACGTGCTGGAGGAGCAGATCGCGACGCTGCTCGGCTACACCGACACCCGGCTCATCTACGACGAGCTGGACAAGCGCGCCGAGCTCATCCGCCGGGCCATCGACGCCGACATCCTCGGCTACCACGAGGTCAACGACTTCATCGCCGACTACCAGCGCGACGGCATGGAGGGTATCCCCATCGACACCGGGGGCCTCGGCGGGACCATCTGA
- a CDS encoding archaellin/type IV pilin N-terminal domain-containing protein gives MIVDVTDNDERGQVGIGTLIIFIAMVLVAAVAAGVLINTAGLLESTASDTGADSQAQVSNQIDVVTAVGENTDGDSSVEILTFTVKKSAGSDNIDLADATIEYQSDSASQTLTQGAVANATHFNQSSLKGDGDLVLTNTSERMSIELDVTAVDGALNEGEEATVRFVDQSGATTIYGVNVPDSIAGETFVEV, from the coding sequence ATGATAGTGGACGTAACAGACAACGACGAACGCGGTCAGGTGGGCATCGGCACCCTGATAATCTTCATTGCCATGGTGCTCGTCGCCGCAGTGGCGGCCGGCGTGCTCATCAACACGGCCGGGCTGCTCGAGTCCACGGCGTCCGACACGGGCGCGGACTCGCAGGCACAGGTTTCAAACCAGATCGACGTGGTCACGGCAGTCGGTGAGAACACCGACGGCGACAGCTCCGTGGAGATTCTGACCTTCACGGTCAAGAAGTCGGCGGGGTCGGACAACATCGACCTCGCAGACGCGACCATCGAGTACCAGTCGGATTCGGCGTCCCAGACGCTGACGCAGGGCGCGGTCGCTAACGCGACGCACTTCAACCAGAGCTCGCTGAAGGGCGACGGTGACCTGGTACTCACGAACACCAGCGAACGGATGAGCATCGAGCTCGACGTGACCGCTGTCGACGGCGCACTCAACGAGGGCGAGGAAGCGACCGTTCGCTTCGTCGACCAGTCCGGCGCGACGACCATCTACGGCGTCAACGTGCCCGACAGCATCGCCGGTGAGACGTTCGTGGAGGTCTAA
- a CDS encoding archaellin/type IV pilin N-terminal domain-containing protein — MFADITENDGDRGQVGIGTLIIFIAMVLVAAVAAGVLINTAGLLESTASDTGQDSQSQVSNQISVVSASGNVSGGNVAYLNFSVMKSAGSGDIDLEDATIEVTTEDISETLTFAESYGSTNFVVANTGDTSTYLNATTQDVVLSESSERKVVGVSMASLGDSLEEGEEATIRFVDQSGATTVYGVNVPDTISDQDYVAV, encoded by the coding sequence ATGTTCGCAGACATCACCGAGAACGACGGCGACCGCGGGCAGGTCGGCATCGGCACGCTGATCATCTTCATCGCGATGGTGCTCGTCGCGGCAGTCGCCGCGGGCGTACTCATCAACACGGCCGGGCTGCTCGAGTCCACCGCCTCCGACACGGGGCAGGACTCACAGTCCCAGGTGTCCAACCAGATCTCGGTCGTCTCCGCGAGCGGTAACGTCAGCGGTGGCAACGTCGCCTACCTCAACTTCTCGGTCATGAAGTCCGCAGGGTCCGGCGACATCGACCTCGAGGACGCGACCATCGAGGTCACGACCGAAGACATCTCGGAGACGTTGACGTTCGCCGAGAGCTACGGCAGCACCAACTTCGTCGTGGCGAACACCGGCGACACCTCGACGTACCTCAACGCGACCACGCAGGACGTCGTGCTCTCCGAGTCCTCGGAGCGCAAGGTCGTCGGTGTCTCGATGGCCAGTCTCGGCGACTCGCTCGAAGAGGGCGAGGAAGCGACGATCCGCTTCGTCGACCAGTCCGGTGCGACGACCGTGTACGGCGTGAACGTGCCGGACACGATCTCCGACCAGGACTACGTGGCGGTCTAA
- a CDS encoding DUF5807 family protein: MSDTRREQFLAGELPEDIALYLADSFVDDVGRLEKYGDRVADGIVVVVDGDSGRNAFTAATGADAMNFAKEAMGTEGTIAPNLTAGDCPECDDGHVEYVFAFAEEQNEEVGGLYEEGDVIHAYARCSCGAAYSQKWVAGSR, translated from the coding sequence ATGAGCGATACACGCCGCGAGCAGTTTCTGGCGGGCGAACTGCCCGAGGACATCGCACTCTACCTGGCCGACAGCTTCGTCGACGACGTCGGCCGGCTCGAGAAGTACGGCGACCGCGTCGCCGACGGCATCGTCGTCGTGGTCGACGGCGACAGCGGCCGGAACGCGTTCACCGCCGCGACCGGTGCCGACGCGATGAACTTCGCGAAGGAGGCCATGGGCACCGAGGGCACCATCGCGCCGAACCTCACCGCCGGGGACTGCCCGGAGTGCGACGACGGCCACGTCGAGTACGTCTTCGCCTTCGCCGAGGAGCAGAACGAGGAGGTCGGCGGCCTCTACGAGGAGGGCGACGTCATCCACGCCTACGCCCGCTGCTCCTGCGGGGCGGCGTACAGCCAGAAGTGGGTCGCCGGCTCCCGGTAG
- a CDS encoding ATPase domain-containing protein, giving the protein MNDYYSLGLTDSDRVNHAFGGGIPEGSVVLVEGVDGAGKSVMSQRMAYGIASEDAYVSYISTELNAGEFITQMHSLSYDVVDQLLGGRLLFLNADVDTHRNGSQRELLARLTEPSLLWQGDVVVVDAFSAFLRNDPRYDAISGVGDEDHAMESVLTFLEGMTRKGKSVVLTVDPDAVTERGLMPIRSVADVFLQIETETVGQDIRRTARVRRFANMQRPVDDSIGFNVQQGRGITIVNRTVA; this is encoded by the coding sequence ATGAACGACTACTACTCGCTCGGCCTGACCGACTCGGACCGCGTCAACCACGCCTTCGGGGGCGGTATCCCCGAGGGCAGCGTCGTCCTCGTCGAGGGCGTCGACGGCGCGGGCAAGTCGGTCATGAGCCAGCGCATGGCCTACGGCATCGCCAGCGAGGACGCCTACGTCTCGTACATCTCGACGGAGCTGAACGCGGGCGAGTTCATCACGCAGATGCACTCGCTGTCGTACGACGTCGTCGACCAGCTGCTCGGCGGCCGGCTGCTGTTCCTCAACGCGGACGTCGACACGCACCGGAACGGCAGCCAGCGCGAGCTGCTCGCACGGCTCACCGAGCCGAGCCTGCTCTGGCAGGGCGACGTCGTCGTCGTCGACGCGTTCAGCGCGTTCCTCCGGAACGACCCGCGGTACGACGCCATCAGCGGCGTCGGCGACGAGGACCACGCGATGGAGTCCGTGCTGACGTTCCTGGAGGGGATGACGAGGAAGGGCAAGTCGGTCGTGCTGACCGTCGACCCCGACGCCGTCACCGAGCGCGGGCTGATGCCCATCCGGAGCGTCGCGGACGTGTTCCTCCAGATCGAGACCGAGACGGTCGGGCAGGACATCCGGCGGACGGCCCGCGTGCGTCGCTTCGCGAACATGCAACGGCCCGTCGACGACAGCATCGGCTTCAACGTCCAGCAGGGACGGGGGATCACCATCGTGAACCGGACGGTGGCCTGA
- a CDS encoding archaellin/type IV pilin N-terminal domain-containing protein codes for MNVTEPQDEDRGQVGIGTLIIFIAMVLVAAVAAGVLINTAGMLEAKASDTSTDAQSQVSNHIVAVSATGEVNANGTGVDKVNLTLMQAAGAGDIDLSKASFEWVSDSAAVTLSSDDSAVSLINMSGDSNTTLNDRSDRIRVSIDVTDDQVEGTYLPEGEQAMLQIVDQSGAKTLYGVNVPQSISDEEYVVV; via the coding sequence ATGAACGTAACGGAACCACAAGATGAAGACCGCGGGCAGGTCGGCATCGGGACCCTGATCATCTTTATCGCGATGGTCCTGGTCGCGGCTGTCGCAGCTGGCGTGCTCATCAACACGGCAGGCATGCTGGAAGCGAAGGCGTCGGACACGAGTACCGACGCACAGTCACAGGTCTCGAATCACATCGTCGCTGTCAGCGCGACCGGCGAGGTGAACGCCAATGGCACCGGCGTCGACAAGGTAAACCTCACCTTGATGCAGGCGGCCGGTGCCGGCGACATAGACCTGAGCAAGGCGTCGTTCGAGTGGGTCTCGGATTCGGCAGCAGTCACGCTGTCGTCCGACGACTCGGCAGTCTCGCTCATCAACATGAGCGGCGACTCGAACACGACGCTGAACGACCGATCCGACCGCATCCGCGTCTCCATCGACGTCACTGACGATCAAGTCGAAGGAACGTACCTCCCCGAGGGCGAACAGGCGATGCTCCAGATAGTCGACCAGTCGGGCGCGAAGACGCTCTACGGCGTCAACGTCCCGCAGTCGATATCCGACGAGGAGTACGTCGTCGTCTGA
- a CDS encoding carbohydrate kinase family protein yields MPTVVAVGSALLDRIYPVTNLPEPDGGAFARDERLAAGGVAANVATACARLGRDAGVVSRIGHDDDGDRILDSLAAEDIDASHVARGDERSSYAMILRDDDGRRMIIAGGESIPKLRLDDAALDYCRDADVVFTSAYAPDRVVSRLVQAARADDAFPPIVFDLAGPLEELEGRGTEPATIDDLLPVVDCFVSSEVPLRSYLGCDGREAAAELRDRGVTRAALTRGEDGALLLDGDDVVEVPAFRVDAVDTTGAGDAFSAGLVDAWILDGKPAAEAGRFAAAVAAENCLGEGARGGLPGRETVLERL; encoded by the coding sequence ATGCCCACCGTCGTCGCCGTCGGCAGCGCCCTGCTCGACCGCATCTACCCCGTCACCAACCTGCCGGAACCCGACGGCGGCGCGTTCGCCCGCGACGAACGACTCGCGGCCGGTGGCGTCGCCGCGAACGTCGCCACCGCCTGCGCCCGGCTCGGCCGTGACGCCGGCGTCGTCAGCCGCATCGGGCACGACGACGACGGCGACCGCATTCTCGACTCGCTTGCTGCCGAAGACATCGACGCCAGCCACGTCGCCCGCGGCGACGAACGGTCCAGCTACGCGATGATACTCCGGGACGACGACGGCCGCCGGATGATAATCGCGGGCGGCGAGAGCATCCCGAAGCTCCGGCTGGACGACGCCGCCCTCGACTACTGCCGCGATGCAGACGTGGTGTTCACCAGCGCCTACGCGCCGGACAGGGTCGTCTCGCGTCTCGTCCAAGCGGCCCGAGCGGACGACGCGTTCCCGCCCATCGTCTTCGACCTCGCCGGCCCACTCGAAGAACTCGAAGGCCGTGGCACGGAGCCGGCGACCATCGACGACCTGCTCCCGGTGGTGGACTGCTTCGTATCGAGCGAGGTGCCCCTGCGCTCCTATCTCGGCTGCGACGGGCGCGAGGCGGCCGCGGAACTGCGCGACCGCGGGGTCACGCGGGCCGCCCTGACGCGTGGCGAGGACGGCGCGCTGTTGCTGGACGGTGACGACGTGGTGGAGGTCCCCGCGTTTCGGGTCGACGCGGTGGACACGACCGGTGCCGGCGACGCCTTCTCGGCCGGGCTGGTGGATGCGTGGATTCTCGACGGGAAACCGGCGGCCGAGGCGGGGCGGTTCGCGGCCGCCGTGGCGGCGGAGAACTGCCTCGGTGAGGGTGCCCGTGGCGGGTTGCCGGGGCGGGAGACGGTGCTGGAGCGACTCTGA
- a CDS encoding DUF7500 family protein, with translation MNERTKHTDERADGILSPEELTPDEDRCTDLGDGRFVVSASDGPSAGSHGGGTRLPDVDPALAGLATDGSGGPPGAAVSADALADADERYGVDIAVKTDDGVAHEEIRSNDVREVFTALLTWYADELDDELDTEETLRILLDASPLEV, from the coding sequence ATGAACGAACGCACGAAGCACACGGACGAACGCGCCGACGGCATCCTCTCGCCAGAGGAGCTGACCCCAGACGAGGACCGCTGTACGGACCTCGGCGACGGTCGGTTCGTCGTCTCGGCGAGCGATGGTCCGTCTGCGGGATCGCACGGCGGTGGGACCCGACTTCCGGACGTCGACCCGGCACTCGCCGGGCTGGCGACCGACGGGTCCGGTGGCCCACCGGGGGCCGCCGTCTCCGCCGACGCGCTAGCGGACGCCGACGAGCGATACGGCGTCGACATCGCGGTGAAGACCGACGACGGCGTCGCCCACGAGGAGATCCGCTCGAACGACGTGCGCGAGGTGTTCACGGCGCTGCTGACGTGGTACGCCGACGAGCTCGACGACGAGCTGGACACCGAGGAGACGCTCCGGATACTGCTGGACGCGTCGCCGTTGGAAGTATAG